In the genome of Methylomagnum ishizawai, the window CCATCTATCTGTTCGACCGCGCCACGGGCCAACTCGTCCGCCGCCTGGACGGATTGCCGAATGTCATCCTTGACCTTGCTTATTCCCGCGATGGCCGTTATCTGGCGGCGGCGCTTTGGGGGGCAAATGGAATCCGTGTCTACCGCGCCAACGACTGGCAGGAAGCCGCCCGTGATACGGAATATGGGGCCGACAGCTATTCCGTGGATTTCGACCGCGCCGGGCGCTTGGTGACCACCAGTTACGACGGCTTCATCCGCCTATACGATTCGGCCTTTCGGCGCATCGCCCAGCAACAAGCACCGGGCGGTAAACAGCCCTACTCCGCCCACTTCTCGCCGGATGGGCAAACCATCGCGGTGGGTTTCAACGATTCCACGGCGGTCAACCTGCTGTCGGGGCGGGACTTGAGCTTGCTCTACATCCCAGATACCCGCTCGGTTGATAACCGCAGCTTAAACGCGGTAGCTTGGTCCGAGGACGGCCACCGGCTGTATGCGGGCGGGAGATACGACGACGGCTCGGGCTGGAAGCCGCTATTGCGCTGGAACGACGCCGGACACGGAGCCGCCGAGCGTTTCCGGGTATCCACCAATACCCTGATGGACCTGCGTCCGCTGGCGGATGGCCGACTGGCTTTCGGCGCACAAGACCCTGTATTTGGCGTGCTGGACCGCGACGGCGGCAAGCGCTGGGAACACTGGGGCGATATCCTCGATTTCCGGGGAGATAACGAGGGACATCTACTCCTTTCACATAATGGCAGTATGGTCGAATTTGGTTTCTATACCATGAGACCAGATGGCGGTTGGCTAGGGCATACAGCCCATTTCGATTTCTCCCAGCGTCAGCTTGTGCCCGGTCCAGGCAATTCCGCTGTTCTCGTCGCGCCAAATACTGACGGTGAGCCGAAAATCAATTGGCGGAACACCGAACACCCGAAGGTGCTAGGCCAAGCGCTGCCACTGGAACCCTACGAAGCATCCCGTAGGCTCGCCCTGGCATCCAAGTCGCCGGGCTTCCTGCTCGGCACCGAATGGCGTCTGCGCTACTACGACCGCCCGGATCGCCAACGCTGGCAAACCCCGATTCCCGGCACCGCCTGGGCCGTGAACCTCTCCGCCGATGGCCGCTACGCCGTGGCGGCGTTCGGCGACGGCACCCTCCGTTGGTACACCACCACGGCGGGCCGGGAAATCCTGGCCCTATACGTCCACCCGGATGGCCAGCGCTGGATCGCCTGGACCCCGGAAGGTTTCTACGACGCCGCGCCGGGGGCGGAAGACCTGATCGGCTACCACCTCAACCAGGGCAAGGACCGCGCAGGCCAATTCGTCGCCGCCCGCCAATTGCAGGAACGCTACTACCGTCCCAGTCTCATCGCCCGCCGCCTGTCCCCGGACGGCGACCGTTTGCTGGCCGAGGCGGTGCGCGAACTCGGCGACGTGCGGGAAGTGCTGGCCCAGGGCTTGCCGCCCAAGCTGGAACTGCTATCCCCGGCGGAAGCCCGCACCGGCGGCGAATACCGGCTCGAACTGCGCCTCCGCGACCAGGGCGGCGGCATCGGCCCGCTCAAAATCCGCATCGATGGCTCGGAAATCGAGGGCCGCCCCGCCGACATCCCCGGCGGCGGCGATACCGTCAGCCGCCTATTCACCCTCGCCCCCGGACGCCATGAATTCGAAATCGCCGCCCGCAACCGCCAGGGCGTCGAATCGGCCCCGACCCGAGTGGTGGTCACCTCCACCGCCCCGGAAACCCGCCCGGCCCTGCACCTGCTGGCCGTGGGCGTCAGCCAATACCGCGACCACACCCTGACCGAAGGCGTCCGCTTCGCCGCCCAGGACGCCGAGGCCGTGCGCGGACGCTTCCAGGCGCAAGCCGCCGACCTCTACCGCGACACCCCCGATATCCGCTACCTGCGGGACGGCGACGCCACCCGCGCCAACATCGAACGGGAAATGCGCGGCTTCGCCGAACGGGTCGGCCCCGAGGATGTATTCGTGCTGTACCTGGCCGGACACGGCGCGGGCTTCGAGCAGAACTACCATTTCATCCCCGCCGAGGCCCGCTATCTCAACCAAACCGCGCTGCGCAGCGCCAGCCTGGATGAAACCCTGCTGCAAAAACTCCTGGCCGGCATCTCCGCGAAAAAAACCCTGGTGCTGCTCGACACCTGTAGCGCCGGGTCTTTCGGCGAACCACGGGGCCGCGCCCTGGGCGACAAATTCGCCATCGACCGCTTCAGCCGCATCACCGGACGCGCCATCATCGCCGCCACCGCCGACGGCCAAATGGCCCTGGAAGGCGAAGGCGGACACGGCGCGTTCACCTATGTGCTGCTGAATGGGCTGCAAGGACTCGCCGACGGCAATCGCGACGGGCGCATCGACCTCTACGAACTGGGCCAGTACATCGGCGAGCAACTACCGGCGCTGACCCTACGCAAATGGAAGTACGAGCAAACCCCGTTCATCGAGATGCAGGGCTTGTCGTTCCCGCTGGTGAACCAGCCGTGATGCGTCCGCTCAAGCTGTTCATTTCCTATGCCCACGAAGACGATGCGCGGCGGGAAGAGCTATGCAAACATCTGACGCAAATGAAACGGGAAGGCTTGATCGACCCCTGGCACGACCGGGATATCACCGGCGGGAAAGCCTGGGCCGGGGAAATCGACGCCAACCTGGAAGCCGCCGACTTGGTGCTATTGCTCATCAGCGTGGACTTCCTCAACTCCGACTATTGCATCGACGTGGAACTGAAGCGGGCGTTGGAACGCCATGCCGAGCGGCAAGCGCGGGTGGTCCCCATCATCCTCCGGCGCTGCGATTGGCAATCGGCCAGCTTCGCGAAATTGCACGCGCTGCCCAAAGACGGCGAACCCTTGGAAAGATGGCCGACCGCCGATACTTTCTTCACCGAAGTCGCCAGGGAATTGCGCCGGATTGTCGGGGAATTGCGAAGCTGTCGGATACAAGTCGATGACACGGGATTTGCCGGTCCCAACGAAAACAGGAAGCCAGGGTTTCCAAGGCCGGGCTCCCAAGCGGGAACCTGGGAACAAGCGCGACAGTGGCTGAAATCGCATCCGCTCAAGATTGCGGCGGCATTCGTATTCGCTTTGGCGGTTTGGGGATGGCTGGCGGGCACGGACTGGCTGCTACGGGAAGGCGACCGGCTCTACCACGACCCGCTGCCGGAACAACGGGCGAGGGCAACGGACTACTACGAAGGGGCGCTAAGACTCAATCCCTTCCTGGCCGAAGCCCATTTCCGCCTTGGCGTCCTGTCCGACCAAGCGGGAAACCCGGAATCTGCCCTGACACATTACCGGCGGGCGGTCGAACTGGAAACACCGGCCCCGCCTGAGTATTACAGCAATCTGGCCTACGAATATCTGGCGCTGGGCGAATATGGGAAAGCCATCGAGATTTATGGTCGAATCGAAGGTTATCCCCTCGCCGCCTTGGAATCGGCCAAAGCCCATTGGGCTTTGGGCCAGCCACGCCCCGCCCGCGATGATCAAGCCCAGGCGATCCGCTGGCTAAAAGCCGACAACGCCGACCACTACCGAGACCCTTGGTATTTCACCACCGCCGACGGAGGCAAAGGCATCCGGCTCATCAAGGCCGAAGACAAGCGTTGTTATGCCCGGCTCGCCTTCGCCGCCAGCCTGTTCCTGGATGGCCAGGAAGCCGACGCCGCGCAGGCCATGCTGCAAACGGGCTGCCCGGACGATGCCGCCGACATGAAAGACGTGGTGGCCGACGACCTCCAACGCTACGCCGAAACCGTTCCCGATTTACGCGAAAGAAGCCGGGCATTCCGGCAACGCTATCTCGCCCACTCATGAACCCGCCGCCCGTAAACGCAAACGGGGCGGGTATGCCCGGCATACCCGCCCCGTCCGCTGTCCAGGAAACCGCTATCGGCTATTTCTTGGCGGCGGCTTGCGGTTCCGGCTGGTCCGCCGCCTGCTGCTCCATGATCTTGACCAACTGCGCCGCCGGCACATACCCTGGGAGGATATCGCCCTTCTCGGTGATGATCATCGGCGTGCCATTGGCCCCGAAGGCATTGCCCAGCGCCAATTGCTCGTCCACCGGGTTGTCGCAGTCCTTGCGGTCGGGAGTGTCGCCCTTCTTGGCCTTGGTGAAAGCGGCATTGCGGTCCTTGGCGCACCATACCGACACCGCCTTGAAATAGGATTCGGTGTTGGGGCCGCTGCGCGGGAAGAACAGGTAGCGGATTTCGATGCCCTGGGCGAGGTATTGGTCGATCTCGGAATGCAGCTTCCGGCAATAGCCGCAGTCGATATCGGTGAAGACATAGGCCACATGCTTGGTGGCCTTGGGCTTGAACACGATCATCTGGCCCACGCCCATCTTGTCCAGCGACGTGAGCCGCGCCC includes:
- a CDS encoding caspase family protein — its product is MAMRMFWFWVILGLGGCAVTPPPVKLPATTPSRPAISLSGPPATPFLRLETGGHTAMIKRIGVDAAGRYLVTGSEDKTARVWNLADGGLLQTLRPPLGEGNEGKVYAVAIAPEGGTVAVAGWTGWDWEGKASIYLFDRATGQLVRRLDGLPNVILDLAYSRDGRYLAAALWGANGIRVYRANDWQEAARDTEYGADSYSVDFDRAGRLVTTSYDGFIRLYDSAFRRIAQQQAPGGKQPYSAHFSPDGQTIAVGFNDSTAVNLLSGRDLSLLYIPDTRSVDNRSLNAVAWSEDGHRLYAGGRYDDGSGWKPLLRWNDAGHGAAERFRVSTNTLMDLRPLADGRLAFGAQDPVFGVLDRDGGKRWEHWGDILDFRGDNEGHLLLSHNGSMVEFGFYTMRPDGGWLGHTAHFDFSQRQLVPGPGNSAVLVAPNTDGEPKINWRNTEHPKVLGQALPLEPYEASRRLALASKSPGFLLGTEWRLRYYDRPDRQRWQTPIPGTAWAVNLSADGRYAVAAFGDGTLRWYTTTAGREILALYVHPDGQRWIAWTPEGFYDAAPGAEDLIGYHLNQGKDRAGQFVAARQLQERYYRPSLIARRLSPDGDRLLAEAVRELGDVREVLAQGLPPKLELLSPAEARTGGEYRLELRLRDQGGGIGPLKIRIDGSEIEGRPADIPGGGDTVSRLFTLAPGRHEFEIAARNRQGVESAPTRVVVTSTAPETRPALHLLAVGVSQYRDHTLTEGVRFAAQDAEAVRGRFQAQAADLYRDTPDIRYLRDGDATRANIEREMRGFAERVGPEDVFVLYLAGHGAGFEQNYHFIPAEARYLNQTALRSASLDETLLQKLLAGISAKKTLVLLDTCSAGSFGEPRGRALGDKFAIDRFSRITGRAIIAATADGQMALEGEGGHGAFTYVLLNGLQGLADGNRDGRIDLYELGQYIGEQLPALTLRKWKYEQTPFIEMQGLSFPLVNQP
- a CDS encoding DsbC family protein, with protein sequence MKRIVSAALLGLGWMLSGAVQADAKAVEEALKQNLPTLKPDSVQPSPIPGLYEVMMGAKLFYVSEDGRYLIQGSMVDVKDRKDLTEAKLAGARLTSLDKMGVGQMIVFKPKATKHVAYVFTDIDCGYCRKLHSEIDQYLAQGIEIRYLFFPRSGPNTESYFKAVSVWCAKDRNAAFTKAKKGDTPDRKDCDNPVDEQLALGNAFGANGTPMIITEKGDILPGYVPAAQLVKIMEQQAADQPEPQAAAKK
- a CDS encoding toll/interleukin-1 receptor domain-containing protein; this translates as MRPLKLFISYAHEDDARREELCKHLTQMKREGLIDPWHDRDITGGKAWAGEIDANLEAADLVLLLISVDFLNSDYCIDVELKRALERHAERQARVVPIILRRCDWQSASFAKLHALPKDGEPLERWPTADTFFTEVARELRRIVGELRSCRIQVDDTGFAGPNENRKPGFPRPGSQAGTWEQARQWLKSHPLKIAAAFVFALAVWGWLAGTDWLLREGDRLYHDPLPEQRARATDYYEGALRLNPFLAEAHFRLGVLSDQAGNPESALTHYRRAVELETPAPPEYYSNLAYEYLALGEYGKAIEIYGRIEGYPLAALESAKAHWALGQPRPARDDQAQAIRWLKADNADHYRDPWYFTTADGGKGIRLIKAEDKRCYARLAFAASLFLDGQEADAAQAMLQTGCPDDAADMKDVVADDLQRYAETVPDLRERSRAFRQRYLAHS